One window of Pseudomonas sp. FP198 genomic DNA carries:
- the tsaB gene encoding tRNA (adenosine(37)-N6)-threonylcarbamoyltransferase complex dimerization subunit type 1 TsaB, with translation MSTLLALDTATEACSVALLHDGKVTSHYEVIPRLHAQKLLPMIQQLLSNAGITLQAVDAIAFGRGPGAFTGVRIAIGVVQGLAFALERPVLPVSNLAVLAQRALREHGAHQVAAAIDARMDEVYWGCYRETAGEMRLVGAEAVLPPEAAALPTDTRGDWFGAGTGWGYGERIGVSLVGQDASMLPHAEDLLALARFAWERGEAIPADDAQPVYLRDKVATPKSER, from the coding sequence ATGAGCACCTTGCTGGCCCTGGACACCGCGACTGAAGCTTGCTCCGTTGCCTTGCTGCATGACGGCAAGGTCACGAGCCACTACGAGGTGATCCCGCGCCTGCATGCGCAAAAATTGCTGCCGATGATCCAGCAATTGCTCAGCAACGCCGGGATCACCTTGCAAGCCGTGGATGCGATCGCCTTTGGTCGCGGCCCGGGTGCGTTTACCGGCGTGCGCATCGCCATTGGCGTCGTGCAGGGCCTGGCCTTCGCCTTGGAACGCCCGGTATTGCCGGTCTCGAACCTGGCCGTACTGGCCCAGCGCGCCTTGCGCGAGCACGGCGCGCATCAGGTTGCGGCCGCCATCGATGCGCGCATGGACGAGGTGTACTGGGGCTGCTATCGCGAAACCGCTGGCGAGATGCGCCTGGTCGGTGCCGAGGCGGTGTTGCCACCCGAAGCGGCGGCGTTGCCGACTGACACCCGCGGTGACTGGTTCGGCGCCGGTACCGGTTGGGGCTACGGCGAGCGAATCGGCGTCAGCCTTGTCGGCCAGGATGCCTCGATGTTGCCCCATGCCGAAGACCTGCTGGCCCTGGCACGCTTTGCCTGGGAGCGCGGCGAAGCCATCCCGGCCGACGATGCGCAGCCGGTCTACCTGCGGGACAAGGTAGCGACGCCCAAGTCCGAACGGTAA
- a CDS encoding DUF72 domain-containing protein: protein MRLPYYLGCPSWSENAWRDYLYPQDAKSSDFLSLYSQVFNAVEGNTTFYASPAASTVQRWAEIMPEHFRFTAKIPGDISHGGDLREHLTATETFVQLLSPLGKRVSPFWLQLSKAFTPNRLPELAAFIEAFPRPLAVEVRHAEFFAKGDAERQLNRLLLDRGVERICLDPRGLFSCASTAPEVIHAQYKKPRVPTRPAAFTQYPQVRFVGHPVVEANEPFLTPWVEKIAVWIEEGRTPYMFLHTADNLLAAKLAMHFHSRLMKRLPGLPALPELYREPAAEQLGLL, encoded by the coding sequence ATGCGGTTGCCCTACTATCTGGGTTGCCCGTCCTGGAGCGAAAACGCCTGGCGCGATTATCTTTATCCCCAGGACGCCAAAAGCTCCGATTTCCTCAGTCTCTACTCTCAAGTATTCAATGCCGTGGAAGGCAACACGACCTTCTACGCGAGCCCGGCCGCGTCCACCGTTCAGCGCTGGGCCGAGATCATGCCCGAGCACTTTCGCTTCACCGCCAAGATCCCCGGTGACATCAGCCACGGCGGCGACCTGCGCGAACACCTGACCGCCACCGAAACCTTTGTCCAGTTGCTGAGCCCGTTGGGCAAGCGCGTCTCGCCGTTCTGGCTGCAACTGTCCAAGGCGTTCACGCCCAATCGATTGCCGGAGCTGGCGGCATTCATCGAGGCGTTCCCACGGCCGTTGGCCGTAGAGGTGCGTCACGCTGAGTTTTTTGCCAAAGGCGACGCCGAACGACAGCTCAACCGCTTGCTGCTCGATCGCGGTGTCGAACGCATCTGTCTCGATCCCCGCGGCTTGTTCAGCTGCGCGTCGACCGCCCCTGAAGTCATTCATGCGCAATACAAGAAGCCCCGGGTGCCGACGCGGCCGGCGGCGTTCACTCAATACCCGCAAGTGCGCTTCGTCGGTCATCCGGTAGTCGAGGCCAACGAGCCGTTCCTGACGCCATGGGTAGAAAAAATCGCCGTGTGGATCGAAGAGGGGCGCACGCCGTATATGTTCCTGCACACCGCCGACAATCTGCTGGCGGCGAAACTCGCGATGCATTTTCACAGCCGCCTGATGAAGCGTTTGCCTGGCTTGCCGGCGCTGCCTGAGCTATATAGAGAACCCGCCGCCGAGCAACTCGGTCTGCTCTGA
- a CDS encoding oxaloacetate decarboxylase — MDAQTRRAQAFKALHERDGAFVIPNPWDAGSAKMLASLGFEALATTSAGHAFSLARPDGALGLDDTLANVRAIVAATDLPVAVDLENGFADAPEDCARSLLSAAQAGAVGGSIEDATGREDSPIYDFEHAVARVKAAAEAVRSLPFPFLLTARAENFLHGRPDLDDTIRRLKAFADAGADVLYAPGLSSAEQVLAVVRAVAPKPVNVLMSGALDLTVAQLSELGVKRISVGSALALAAYGEFFRAAEEIQRQGTFTFTRRSMPFNQANQLFKG; from the coding sequence ATGGATGCACAAACCCGCCGAGCCCAGGCGTTCAAGGCCTTGCACGAACGCGATGGGGCGTTTGTCATTCCCAATCCATGGGATGCCGGTTCGGCAAAGATGCTCGCCAGCCTCGGCTTTGAAGCATTGGCGACGACCAGTGCCGGTCACGCTTTTTCCCTGGCACGACCTGACGGCGCCCTGGGCCTTGATGACACGCTGGCGAATGTGCGAGCGATTGTTGCGGCCACGGACCTGCCAGTGGCCGTCGACCTGGAAAACGGCTTTGCCGATGCGCCCGAAGACTGCGCCCGCAGCTTGCTCAGCGCGGCGCAAGCCGGCGCGGTAGGGGGCTCCATTGAAGATGCCACGGGCCGCGAAGACAGCCCGATCTACGATTTCGAGCACGCCGTGGCGCGGGTCAAGGCCGCCGCCGAGGCGGTGCGCAGTCTGCCTTTCCCTTTCCTGCTGACCGCGCGGGCGGAAAATTTCCTGCATGGCAGGCCGGATCTGGACGACACGATCCGGCGCCTGAAGGCCTTCGCCGACGCCGGCGCCGATGTGCTGTACGCGCCGGGGCTGAGCAGCGCCGAGCAAGTGCTGGCGGTGGTCCGGGCCGTGGCGCCCAAGCCCGTTAACGTACTGATGTCCGGCGCGCTGGACCTGACGGTGGCCCAATTGAGTGAACTGGGCGTCAAGCGCATCAGTGTCGGATCGGCCCTCGCGCTGGCGGCGTATGGCGAGTTTTTCCGCGCCGCCGAAGAAATCCAGCGGCAGGGGACCTTCACTTTCACCCGTCGCTCAATGCCTTTCAACCAGGCCAATCAATTATTCAAGGGTTGA
- a CDS encoding extensin family protein: MVLTLIAGVAVVAVWRGWLAVPPQWNPWAPLDVKAPPNLLTRYKLMALRNDPQLCDQALATSGLRTARQADSGANTSCPLTNVLRVQGGEVGLSSSFLASCPLAVAFALFERHALQPAAMAAYGKQVTRVDHLGSFACRNMYGRESGARSQHATASALDIAGFRLADGRTVSVLRDWPKDNTDAQFLRQVRDGACDMFSVVLSPDYNAAHRNHFHLDVGPWWICR, translated from the coding sequence ATGGTATTGACGCTGATCGCTGGCGTCGCGGTGGTGGCGGTATGGCGCGGTTGGCTGGCCGTACCGCCGCAATGGAACCCCTGGGCGCCGCTGGACGTGAAAGCGCCGCCAAATCTGCTGACCCGCTACAAACTCATGGCGCTGCGCAACGATCCGCAACTGTGTGACCAGGCGCTCGCCACGTCGGGGCTGCGCACCGCTCGCCAGGCTGACAGCGGCGCCAATACCTCGTGCCCGCTGACCAATGTGCTGCGGGTGCAGGGCGGTGAGGTAGGGTTGAGCAGCAGCTTCCTCGCCAGTTGCCCACTGGCGGTGGCCTTCGCGCTGTTCGAGCGCCATGCATTGCAGCCGGCGGCAATGGCCGCCTATGGCAAGCAAGTCACGCGGGTCGATCACCTGGGCAGTTTTGCCTGTCGCAACATGTACGGTCGTGAAAGCGGCGCGCGCAGCCAGCACGCCACTGCCAGCGCGTTGGACATCGCCGGGTTTCGCCTGGCCGATGGACGAACCGTCAGCGTGCTCAGGGATTGGCCGAAGGACAACACCGATGCGCAGTTTCTACGGCAGGTGCGCGATGGCGCCTGCGACATGTTCAGTGTGGTCTTGAGTCCGGATTACAACGCGGCGCACCGCAACCATTTTCATCTGGATGTGGGGCCCTGGTGGATTTGTCGTTGA
- a CDS encoding energy transducer TonB, translating into MSDIQSTSIGVISPYGDYSLRNTQALSGVSHLWQDFFARALADQLGENAPAPGSYQPVALDEAVEPTLGAELLEHIVSQRTCDVTETQVKPPEPLFLPIAEFELDLLDKPFPPFPPEEIVAQQKQQTFESNWVRPIVLAAGQPLPEPGPAPQPRRLPLPIAEFELDLLDKPFPPFPEEELVAQQKQLDFDTRWARPIVLQNLRIAA; encoded by the coding sequence ATGTCAGACATTCAATCCACATCGATAGGCGTTATCTCCCCTTACGGCGATTACAGCCTGCGCAACACCCAAGCGCTGAGCGGCGTCAGTCACCTGTGGCAGGATTTTTTTGCCCGGGCCCTGGCCGACCAGTTAGGTGAAAACGCACCGGCGCCCGGCAGCTACCAGCCAGTCGCCCTCGATGAAGCGGTTGAACCGACCCTGGGCGCCGAGCTGCTGGAGCATATCGTCAGCCAGCGCACCTGCGACGTGACGGAAACCCAGGTCAAGCCACCCGAGCCGTTGTTCCTGCCGATCGCCGAGTTCGAACTCGATTTGCTCGACAAGCCGTTCCCGCCCTTCCCGCCAGAAGAAATCGTCGCACAGCAAAAGCAGCAGACCTTCGAGAGCAACTGGGTTCGCCCGATTGTCCTCGCCGCCGGTCAACCGTTGCCAGAACCGGGCCCGGCGCCACAGCCGCGTCGACTGCCCCTGCCGATTGCCGAATTCGAGCTCGACCTGTTGGACAAGCCATTCCCTCCATTCCCGGAAGAGGAACTGGTGGCACAGCAGAAACAACTGGACTTCGACACTCGCTGGGCGCGTCCGATCGTATTGCAGAACCTGCGCATCGCTGCCTGA
- a CDS encoding class I SAM-dependent methyltransferase, producing the protein MIEQPAACRIHVEALAPAFQPRAEQWAEQLGLPLQMDDGEFALQVGEHGLQLQQLGPDAPGPVRVDFVEGGAAHRRLYGGGSGQMIAKAVGVAQGVRPRVLDATAGLGKDAFVLASLGCEMSLIERQPLIGALLEDGLARGAEDFDVAPIVARMRLLKGNSIEVMRNWQGEPPQVIYLDPMFPHREKTALVKKEMRLFRPLVGDDTDAPALLAAALALATHRVVVKRPRKAPCIEGPKPSHGLEGKSSRYDIYPKKALKA; encoded by the coding sequence ATGATTGAGCAACCCGCGGCTTGCCGCATCCACGTCGAGGCTCTGGCCCCGGCGTTCCAGCCCCGCGCCGAGCAGTGGGCCGAACAGCTCGGCCTGCCGTTGCAGATGGATGACGGCGAGTTCGCCTTGCAGGTCGGCGAGCACGGGTTGCAATTGCAGCAGCTGGGTCCCGATGCGCCGGGACCGGTGCGCGTGGATTTCGTCGAGGGCGGCGCAGCCCATCGTCGCCTGTACGGGGGCGGCAGTGGCCAGATGATCGCCAAGGCAGTCGGTGTCGCCCAGGGTGTCCGTCCGCGAGTGCTGGATGCCACGGCGGGGTTGGGCAAGGATGCGTTCGTGCTGGCGAGTCTCGGTTGCGAGATGAGCCTGATCGAGCGCCAACCCTTGATCGGTGCTTTGCTGGAGGATGGCCTGGCTCGCGGTGCGGAAGATTTCGATGTGGCGCCAATTGTGGCGCGGATGCGCTTGCTCAAGGGCAATTCCATCGAAGTGATGCGCAACTGGCAAGGCGAGCCGCCCCAGGTGATCTACCTGGACCCGATGTTTCCCCATCGGGAGAAAACCGCCCTGGTGAAAAAAGAGATGCGCCTGTTCCGCCCGCTGGTGGGCGATGATACCGACGCCCCGGCGCTGCTTGCCGCCGCGCTGGCGTTGGCGACCCACCGGGTGGTGGTCAAGCGCCCGCGCAAGGCACCCTGCATTGAAGGGCCGAAGCCGAGCCATGGGCTGGAAGGCAAGTCCAGTCGGTACGATATCTATCCGAAGAAAGCGCTCAAGGCTTGA
- a CDS encoding TetR/AcrR family transcriptional regulator, whose translation MSNNPPSSSGPGRPKDLAKRQAVLEAAKRLFLSLGYASTSMDAVATEAGVSKLTVYSHFNDKETLFSAAVIAKCEEQVPPLFFEWADGVPIEHVLLNIARGFNQLINSDESVNLHRLMVALGSQDPKLSTIFYQAGPQRMLSEMERLLTKIDQSGALSIDKPRNAAEHFFCLIKGAANFRLLYGCDGPQDAEAAEAHVQEVVGLFVRAYRP comes from the coding sequence ATGTCGAACAATCCTCCCTCCTCCAGCGGCCCTGGTCGTCCCAAGGATCTGGCCAAGCGCCAGGCCGTTCTCGAGGCCGCGAAACGCCTGTTCCTGAGCCTGGGCTACGCCAGCACCAGCATGGACGCCGTGGCCACCGAGGCCGGCGTCTCGAAGCTGACCGTCTACAGCCATTTCAATGACAAGGAAACGCTGTTTTCCGCCGCCGTGATTGCCAAGTGCGAGGAACAGGTGCCGCCGCTTTTCTTCGAATGGGCCGACGGTGTTCCGATTGAACACGTGCTGCTGAACATCGCCCGCGGCTTCAACCAACTGATCAACAGCGACGAATCGGTGAACCTGCATCGGCTGATGGTGGCGCTGGGTAGCCAGGATCCGAAACTCTCGACCATTTTCTACCAGGCCGGCCCGCAGCGAATGCTTTCAGAGATGGAAAGGTTGCTGACCAAGATCGACCAGAGCGGCGCCCTGAGCATCGACAAACCGCGCAACGCCGCCGAACATTTCTTCTGCCTGATCAAGGGCGCGGCGAACTTCAGGTTGCTGTACGGCTGCGACGGGCCGCAGGACGCCGAAGCGGCCGAAGCGCATGTGCAGGAAGTGGTGGGGTTGTTTGTGCGGGCTTATCGGCCTTAG
- a CDS encoding efflux RND transporter periplasmic adaptor subunit gives MFRYVLPLAVPVSLAFLLSACGHEEPTPVAVRPAMVVKPEPSAQAMDSYPGEVRARFEPDLAFRIGGKVSRRLVEEGQRVKANQALAELDPEDVRLQLEASRAQVAAAEANLSLVKAERDRYKTLMERQMVSRSQYDNAENLYRSGAARLKQIKAEFDVASNQASYSVLRAPQDGVVARRAVEVGQVVSAGQTVFTLATDGEREVLISLPEQGFGRFKIGQPVSVELWSQPDQRFSGRIRELSPAADPKSRTFAARVAFTAGSVPAELGQSARVFIQTAEKAPLSVPLSALTAENGATFVWVVKPDNTLRKVPVRVGAFGEKTVPVLEGLSANDWVVAAGVHVLLDGQQVRPVDRSNRVVNLAAKE, from the coding sequence ATGTTCCGCTATGTCCTGCCCCTCGCCGTGCCAGTCAGCCTGGCTTTTTTATTGTCTGCGTGCGGTCATGAGGAGCCGACGCCGGTCGCCGTGCGCCCAGCGATGGTCGTCAAGCCGGAGCCTTCGGCCCAGGCGATGGACAGTTATCCCGGCGAAGTACGGGCGCGGTTCGAGCCGGACCTGGCGTTTCGCATTGGCGGCAAAGTAAGCCGCCGGCTGGTGGAAGAGGGCCAGCGGGTCAAGGCCAACCAGGCGCTGGCCGAACTCGACCCCGAGGATGTGCGCCTGCAACTGGAAGCGAGCCGGGCCCAGGTCGCCGCGGCCGAGGCCAACCTGAGCCTGGTGAAAGCCGAGCGTGACCGCTACAAGACCTTGATGGAACGGCAGATGGTCAGCCGCTCACAATACGACAACGCCGAGAATCTCTATCGCTCCGGTGCCGCGCGGCTCAAGCAGATCAAGGCCGAATTCGACGTTGCCAGCAACCAGGCCAGCTATTCGGTGTTGCGTGCACCCCAGGACGGCGTGGTGGCCCGGCGGGCGGTGGAAGTCGGTCAGGTGGTGTCGGCTGGACAGACCGTCTTCACCTTGGCCACCGATGGCGAGCGTGAAGTGTTGATCAGCCTGCCGGAGCAGGGATTTGGTCGGTTCAAGATCGGCCAGCCAGTGTCGGTGGAGTTGTGGAGCCAGCCCGATCAGCGCTTCAGCGGACGCATCCGCGAACTCTCGCCGGCCGCCGATCCGAAATCCCGTACCTTCGCCGCTCGCGTCGCCTTCACCGCGGGCAGCGTCCCGGCGGAACTGGGCCAGAGCGCCCGGGTGTTTATCCAGACCGCTGAAAAGGCGCCGCTGTCGGTGCCATTGTCGGCCCTCACCGCCGAGAACGGCGCCACCTTCGTCTGGGTGGTCAAGCCCGACAACACGCTCAGGAAAGTCCCGGTGCGCGTTGGCGCCTTCGGTGAAAAGACCGTGCCGGTGCTCGAAGGCCTGAGCGCCAATGACTGGGTGGTGGCTGCTGGCGTGCATGTGCTTCTGGACGGCCAGCAGGTACGGCCGGTGGATCGCTCCAATCGCGTGGTCAACCTGGCGGCCAAGGAGTAA
- a CDS encoding efflux RND transporter permease subunit, with protein sequence MGFNLSEWALRNRQIVLFLMLLLAIVGALSYTKLGQSEDPPFTFKAMVIRTVWPGATAEEVSRQVTERIEKKLMETGDYEKIVSFSRPGESQVTFAARDSMHSRQIPELWYQIRKKIGDIRQTLPPGIQGPFFNDEFGTTFGNIYALTGDGFDYGVLKDYADRIQIQLQRVKDVGKVELVGLQDEKIWVELSNVKLATLGLPLAAVQQALQAQNAVSTAGFFETGSERLQLRVSGNFQTVEEIRDFPIRVADRTFRIGDVADVRRGFNDPPAPRMRFMAEDAIGLAVAMKEGGDILILGKALEAEFARIQNTLPAGMQLRKVSDQPAAVKTGVGEFVQVLVEALTIVLLVSFFSLGLRTGMVVALAIPLVLAMTFAAMYYLGIGLHKISLGALVLALGLLVDDAIIAVEMMAIKMEQGYDRIKAASFAWTSTAFPMLTGTLITAAGFLPIATAQSGTGEYTRSIFQVVTLALLASWVAAVVFVPYLGEKLLPDLAKIHAARHGTADGQPDPYGTPFYQRVRRTVEWCVRRRKTVITLTVLLFVGSVVLFRFVPQQFFPASGRLELMVDLKLAEGASLVNTAEQVKRLEALLKDHAGIDNYVAYVGTGSPRFYLPLDQQLPAPSFAQFVVLAKTIEDREPLRSWLISTLNEQFPTLRSRVTRLENGPPVGYPVQFRVTGEHIEEVRALARKVATKVRENPYVANVHLDWEEPSKVVYLNIDQDRARALGVTTANLSSFLQSSLTGSSVSQYREDNELIEILLRGTVHERTELSLLPSLAVPTDNGTSVALSQIATLEYGFEEGVIWHRNRLPSVTVRADIYGKEQPATLVQQIFPTLDPIRAELPDGYLLEVGGTVEDSTRGQKSVNAGVPLFIVVVLTLLMLQLRSFSRTAMVFLTAPLGLIGVTLFLLVFRQPFGFVAMLGTIALSGMIMRNSVILVDQIEQDIKAGLAPWQAIIEATVRRFRPIVLTALAAVLAMIPLSRSLFFGPMAVAIMGGLIVATALTLLFLPALYAAWFRVRKN encoded by the coding sequence ATGGGCTTCAATCTCTCCGAATGGGCGTTGCGTAACCGCCAGATCGTACTGTTCCTGATGCTTTTGCTGGCGATCGTCGGCGCGCTTTCCTACACCAAGCTGGGTCAGAGCGAAGATCCGCCATTCACCTTCAAGGCCATGGTCATCCGAACCGTCTGGCCAGGGGCCACGGCCGAGGAAGTGTCGCGCCAGGTCACCGAGCGTATCGAAAAGAAGCTCATGGAAACCGGCGACTACGAAAAGATCGTCTCGTTTTCCCGCCCGGGAGAATCCCAGGTGACTTTTGCGGCTCGCGACTCCATGCATTCCAGGCAGATTCCCGAGCTGTGGTACCAGATCCGCAAGAAGATCGGCGATATCCGGCAGACCTTGCCGCCCGGTATCCAGGGACCGTTCTTCAACGATGAGTTCGGCACTACCTTCGGCAATATCTACGCGCTCACCGGCGACGGCTTCGATTATGGCGTGCTCAAGGATTACGCCGACCGTATCCAGATCCAGCTGCAGCGGGTCAAGGACGTGGGCAAGGTCGAGTTGGTCGGCCTGCAGGACGAGAAAATCTGGGTCGAGCTGTCGAACGTGAAGCTGGCGACCCTCGGCTTGCCCCTGGCGGCTGTCCAGCAGGCTCTGCAGGCGCAGAACGCGGTATCGACCGCCGGCTTCTTCGAGACCGGCAGCGAGCGATTGCAGCTCCGGGTCTCGGGGAATTTCCAGACCGTGGAAGAGATCCGTGACTTTCCGATCCGCGTGGCCGACCGGACCTTCCGCATCGGTGACGTGGCCGATGTTCGTCGCGGCTTCAATGATCCACCGGCGCCGCGCATGCGCTTCATGGCGGAGGACGCCATCGGTCTGGCCGTGGCGATGAAGGAGGGCGGCGACATCCTGATCCTCGGCAAGGCCCTCGAAGCCGAGTTTGCCCGCATCCAGAACACCCTGCCGGCGGGCATGCAACTGCGCAAGGTTTCCGACCAGCCGGCTGCGGTGAAGACCGGCGTCGGCGAGTTTGTCCAGGTACTGGTGGAAGCACTGACGATCGTGTTGCTGGTGAGCTTCTTTTCCCTGGGCCTGCGCACCGGAATGGTGGTGGCGCTGGCGATTCCGCTGGTCTTGGCGATGACCTTCGCCGCGATGTATTACCTGGGCATCGGTTTGCACAAGATTTCCCTTGGCGCGTTGGTGTTGGCGCTGGGGCTGTTGGTGGACGATGCGATCATCGCGGTGGAGATGATGGCCATCAAGATGGAGCAGGGCTACGACCGGATCAAGGCGGCCAGCTTTGCCTGGACCAGCACGGCGTTCCCGATGCTCACCGGTACCCTGATCACAGCGGCGGGGTTCTTGCCGATCGCCACCGCGCAATCGGGCACCGGTGAGTACACCCGTTCGATTTTCCAGGTGGTGACCCTCGCACTGCTCGCTTCGTGGGTGGCCGCGGTGGTATTCGTGCCGTATCTCGGGGAAAAACTCCTGCCGGACCTGGCGAAGATTCACGCAGCCAGGCATGGCACCGCTGACGGCCAGCCGGACCCCTACGGCACGCCGTTCTATCAGCGAGTCCGGCGAACGGTGGAATGGTGCGTGCGTCGACGCAAGACGGTGATCACCTTGACCGTGTTGTTGTTCGTTGGCTCGGTGGTGCTGTTCCGTTTTGTCCCGCAGCAGTTTTTCCCGGCGTCGGGACGACTGGAGCTGATGGTCGACCTGAAACTGGCCGAAGGCGCTTCGCTGGTCAACACAGCGGAGCAGGTCAAGCGCCTTGAAGCGCTGCTCAAGGACCACGCCGGTATCGACAATTACGTGGCCTACGTCGGCACCGGCTCACCACGCTTCTACTTGCCGCTGGATCAACAACTGCCGGCGCCGAGCTTTGCCCAATTCGTCGTGCTGGCCAAGACCATCGAAGACCGCGAGCCCCTGCGCAGTTGGCTGATCAGCACACTGAACGAGCAGTTCCCGACCCTGCGCTCGCGGGTCACACGCCTGGAAAACGGCCCGCCAGTAGGGTATCCGGTGCAGTTCCGGGTGACGGGCGAGCACATCGAAGAAGTTCGCGCGCTTGCCCGGAAAGTCGCGACAAAGGTTCGCGAAAACCCCTACGTCGCCAATGTCCACCTGGACTGGGAAGAGCCGAGCAAGGTGGTGTACCTCAACATCGATCAGGATCGCGCCCGCGCGTTGGGCGTCACCACAGCCAACCTGTCGAGCTTCCTGCAAAGCTCCCTCACCGGCTCCAGTGTCAGCCAATACCGCGAAGACAACGAGTTGATCGAGATCCTGCTGCGCGGCACCGTGCATGAGCGCACCGAGCTGTCACTGTTGCCGAGCCTGGCGGTGCCTACCGACAACGGCACGAGCGTTGCGCTGTCGCAGATCGCGACGCTGGAATACGGCTTTGAAGAAGGGGTGATCTGGCACCGCAACCGTCTGCCCAGTGTGACCGTACGTGCCGACATCTATGGCAAGGAGCAACCGGCGACGCTGGTGCAACAGATTTTCCCTACCCTGGACCCGATTCGCGCAGAGTTGCCGGACGGCTACCTGCTGGAAGTCGGGGGCACGGTGGAGGATTCAACCCGCGGACAGAAATCGGTGAATGCGGGCGTGCCGCTGTTCATCGTGGTGGTGCTGACGTTGCTGATGCTGCAGTTGCGCAGCTTCTCGCGCACGGCGATGGTGTTTCTTACCGCGCCGCTGGGACTGATCGGCGTCACGCTGTTCCTGCTGGTGTTCCGCCAGCCGTTCGGTTTCGTCGCCATGCTCGGCACCATCGCGTTGTCCGGGATGATCATGCGCAATTCGGTGATCCTGGTGGACCAGATCGAACAGGACATCAAGGCGGGGCTCGCCCCCTGGCAGGCGATCATCGAGGCGACCGTGCGCCGTTTCCGGCCGATTGTACTGACTGCACTGGCGGCGGTCCTGGCGATGATCCCACTGTCGCGCAGCCTGTTCTTCGGGCCGATGGCGGTGGCTATCATGGGCGGCTTGATCGTGGCGACGGCGTTGACGCTATTGTTCCTGCCGGCGTTGTATGCGGCGTGGTTCAGGGTCAGGAAAAACTGA
- a CDS encoding DUF4197 domain-containing protein, whose amino-acid sequence MLRPTLRFTGLCAGLLICANAMALSLGDLSQKDATGGLKDALTQGAQIAVKQLGKPGGFSNNPEVKIELPGKLGKVASKMKAFGMGAQVDQLETSMNQAAEAAVVQAQPILVDAVKNMSVTDAKGILSGGNDSATQYLNKSSRGQIRAKFLPIVKQATDKVGLVQKYNAFAGQAATLGVVDTKSANVENYVTEQALDGLFEMIAKQEATIRQNPAAAATSLAKKVFGTL is encoded by the coding sequence ATGCTCCGCCCTACCCTCCGTTTCACCGGCCTCTGCGCCGGCCTGTTGATCTGCGCCAACGCCATGGCCCTGTCGCTCGGTGATCTCTCGCAGAAGGACGCCACGGGCGGCCTGAAGGATGCGCTCACCCAAGGCGCCCAGATCGCGGTCAAGCAACTGGGTAAGCCCGGCGGTTTCAGCAACAACCCCGAGGTGAAGATCGAGCTGCCGGGCAAGCTCGGTAAAGTCGCCAGCAAGATGAAGGCCTTCGGCATGGGCGCTCAGGTCGATCAATTGGAAACCAGCATGAACCAGGCTGCCGAAGCCGCCGTGGTGCAGGCCCAGCCGATCCTGGTGGATGCGGTGAAGAACATGAGCGTGACGGATGCCAAGGGCATTCTGAGCGGCGGCAACGACTCGGCCACGCAATACCTGAACAAGAGCAGCCGCGGGCAGATTCGCGCGAAGTTCCTGCCGATCGTCAAGCAAGCCACCGACAAGGTCGGCCTAGTCCAGAAATACAACGCCTTCGCCGGCCAGGCTGCGACACTCGGCGTGGTGGACACCAAGAGCGCCAACGTCGAGAACTACGTGACCGAGCAGGCGCTGGACGGTCTGTTCGAGATGATCGCCAAGCAGGAAGCAACGATCCGCCAGAACCCGGCGGCCGCGGCGACCAGTTTGGCCAAGAAAGTGTTTGGCACGCTCTAA